Within Chthoniobacterales bacterium, the genomic segment GGGTCGTGACGAACGCGGCTGCGGCGTTGCGGGTGACGGCGACGATCGCGGTGTCCTCGCCGGAGAGCTCGCGCGCGAAGATCAGGTGCTCGTCGTCGGCGGCGAGCGCGCGGTAGGTCCCGCGACGCAGCGACGGCGAGCAGCGCCGCGCGCGACCGAGGAGACGCGTGACGTCGCGCACGGCGCGTTGGCCGCCGGTGAGCACGTCGTCGGCGGGCATGGGTCGGCGCGTGTCGGGATCGGCGCGGCCCGCGAGGCCGACCTCGTCGCCGTAGTAGACGACCGGCGCCTCGGGCAGCGTGAACAGCAGGGCGAGGGCGAGCTGCTGCTTGCCATACACGCTCGCATCCGTCGGCTGCGGCGCCGGATCGAAGCCGTCGCCGCCGGCCTGTCCGGCGCTGAGCGACGAGAAGCGCGGCACGTCGTGGTTGCCGATCATCGCGGTCATCACGGCGCCGGAG encodes:
- a CDS encoding alpha-amylase family glycosyl hydrolase; its protein translation is SEFDFPLMWALRSAIAEERAPMSSIGSAIENSLAAWEGSGAVMTAMIGNHDVPRFSSLSAGQAGGDGFDPAPQPTDASVYGKQQLALALLFTLPEAPVVYYGDEVGLAGRADPDTRRPMPADDVLTGGQRAVRDVTRLLGRARRCSPSLRRGTYRALAADDEHLIFARELSGEDTAIVAVTRNAAAAFVTTLSGVPAGDWTDVMTGRNLTLGPGPITLPKGDRTVALYFPAGSGCTR